In Penicillium oxalicum strain HP7-1 chromosome VII, whole genome shotgun sequence, one DNA window encodes the following:
- a CDS encoding General alpha-glucoside permease, which translates to MVGIGSPVGGMYEAIDSGQERKTGAGNVGRGGPSVFDQSVRSAQTGLAGALLDLELAMAHDDLPNKSLQADTVSLTEKMDASAVHIEMGKKDEATLLENARNATEKEHKMTLWQGLKLYPKAVAWSVTISTCIAMEGYDVCLLSTFYSFAQFNEKYGQQLPDGTWQVPASWQSGLSNGVNVGEIIGLLLNGFLSERIGYRYTILACLLSLTGFIAIFFTAPSVEVLLVAEILAGIPWGVFQTLTITYASEVCPVALRGYLTTYVNFCWGMGQAIGLGVIKSMVNRTDEWAYRIPYALQWMWPVPLMIAICFAPESPWWLVRKGRLDEAKKALLRLTSLDRETDFDADETIAMMVHTNALEEAISHDATYLDCFRGTDLRRTEIICMVWAIQNLSGNAFSSYSSYFLQQAGLPSSTAYSFALGQYGINMAGVFGSWFLMSAGVGRRSLYLYGLCGLCTMLLAMGLLGFVPEAHKTQSAMATGSMMIGWALCYQLSVGSVCYSLVSELSTRRLQIKTVALGRILYIIANIFCSVITPYMLNPGAWAWGNFAGLFWAGCCALCIVYVFFRVPEPAGRTFAELDMLFEMRVSARKFATTKVDVFTGHMENTSS; encoded by the exons ATGGTCGGAATTGGGTCTCCGGTTGGCGGCATGTACGAGGCCATCGACTCTGggcaagagagaaagactggAGCTGGAAATGTGGGTAGAGGTGGGCCGTCTGTGTTTGATCAATCAGTGCGATCAGCTCAGACCGGGTTG GCCGGCGCTCTTCTCGATCTCGAATTGGCCATGGCTCACGATGATCTCCCCAACAAGTCACTGCAAGCGGACACCGTTTCTTTgacggagaagatggatgcGAGTGCCGTCCACATTGAAATGGGCAAGAAGGACGAGGCCACACTCCTCGAGAATGCCAGAAATGCCACTGAAAAGGAACATAAGATGACCCTGTGGCAGGGGTTGAAACTATACCCCAAGGCTGTCGCATGGAGTGTGACCATCTCGACTTGTATCGCCATGGAGGGGTACGATGTCTGTCTCCTCTCGACTTTCTACAGCTTTGCTCAATTCAATGAGAAATACGGCCAGCAGTTGCCCGACGGAACATGGCAAGTGCCCGCGTCATGGCAATCGGGGCTCAGTAATGGTGTCAACGTTGGTGAAATTATCGGTCTGCTCCTCAACGGTTTCCTGTCGGAAAGGATTGGGTATCGGTACACAATTCTGGCATGTCTCCTCAGCTTGACGGGTTTCATCGCTATCTTCTTCACGGCCCCCAGCGTCGAGGTGCTTCTTGTCGCAGAGATCCTGGCCGGCATTCCGTGGGGTGTCTTCCAGACATTAACCATTACCTATGCTAGTGAG GTTTGCCCCGTCGCTTTGCGTGGATACCTCACTACCTACGTCAACTTCTGCTGGGGGATGGGTCAGGCGATCGGTCTCGGTGTGATCAAGTCCATGGTCAATCGGACCGATGAATGGGCATACCGGATTCCCTACGCCCTTCAGTGGATGTGGCCCGTCCCCCTCATGATCGCAATCTGCTTCGCTCCGGAGTCGCCCTGGTGGTTGGTCCGAAAGGGACGGCtcgacgaggccaagaaAGCCTTGCTGCGCCTCACCAGTCTGGACCGTGAGACGGATTTCGACGCGGACGAGACCATCGCCATGATGGTGCACACCAACGCTCTCGAAGAAGCCATCTCCCACGATGCCACCTACCTGGACTGCTTCCGAGGCACTGATCTCCGCCGGACGGAAATCATCTGCATGGTCTGGGCCATTCAGAATCTCAGCGGAAACGCCTTCTCCAGCTACTCCTCCTACTTCCTCCAGCAAGCTGGTTTGCCCTCCAGCACCGCCTATTCATTCGCCCTTGGCCAGTACGGTATCAATATGGCCGGCGTCTTTGGCTCGTGGTTCCTGATGAGTGCCGGAGTCGGACGTCGATCACTCTACCTATACGGTCTCTGCGGTCTCTGCACGATGCTGCTGGCGATGGGTCTCTTGGGGTTCGTGCCAGAGGCGCACAAGACGCAAAGCGCCATGGCCACGGGCAGTATGATGATTGGATGGGCCCTGTGCTACCAGCTCTCCGTCGGATCGGTCTGTTACTCGCTGGTGTCGGAGCTGTCGACGCGACGATTGCAGATTAAGACCGTCGCCCTGGGCCGAATCCTGTACATCATTGCCAACATCTTTTGCAGCGTCATTACGCCGTATATGCTCAACCCGGGTGCGTGGGCGTGGGGCAACTTTGCGGGATTGTTCTGGGCGGGCTGCTGTGCGCTCTGCATTGTCTATGTCTTTTTCCGCGTCCCCGAGCCTGCGGGCCGCACCTTTGCCGAGCTGGACATGTTGTTTGAGATGCGTGTCAGTGCGAGAAAGTTTGCCACGACCAAGGTGGACGTGTTTACTGGACACATGGAGAATACTTCTTCGTGA
- a CDS encoding chitin synthase I, producing MPISDPFGDEHRSPVNPPPVSHYDSRTPSPGRPLDSYQLHDNPYGPPGHLPMPSSDRLAEQPTYSVENVHNSYGHHEAYESHAGAQPYGYSQHYTVDPEAHHDAYYTQPYEPTPTPHDDYDLGQYPEGGQTPYDDNAPMLQVENPFGPNPYEAEYQDEPQPTPSPAPIKRWKTVKEVQLFNGNLVLDCPIAPKLLSQVPHAEPPGRDEFTHMRYSAATCDPADFFEERFTLRQKLFAKPRHTELFIVVTMYNEDDFLFARTMSGVFKNIDHMCSRTSSKTWGKDAWKKIVVCVISDGRAKINPRTRAVLAGLGVYQDGIAKQQVNGKDVTAHIYEYTTQVGLEVKGTQVHLKPRSGPPVQMIFCLKEKNQKKINSHRWFFQAFGRVLDPNICVLLDAGTKPGRDSIYHLWKAFDVEPMCGGACGEIKVMLSHGKKLLNPLVAGQNFEYKLSNILDKPLESAFGFISVLPGAFSAYRFVALQNDKNGQGPLERYFLGEKMHGANAGIFTANMYLAEDRILCFEIVSKRKCRWLLQYVKSSTGETDVPDRMAEFILQRRRWLNGSFFAAVYAIAHFYQIFRSDHSFLRKFMLMIEFIYQTIAMIFAWFGIGNFFLVFHILTTYLGSDELLGTAGKVLGIVFEWLYLATLVTCFVLALGNRPGGSNKFYMTMVYFWIFIMLYLSFAAIFVTVKSIQKEAASDSFSVSELFTNKTFFSIIVSLGSTYVMWFVASFIFLDPWHMFTSFIQYILLTPTYINVLNIYAFCNTHDITWGTKGDDKAEKLPSATLKPGGKVDVNIPQDDGDLNAQYEAELAKFASKPPKEVHAVSEEDRQADYYKGFRSAVVLAWVFCNFALGAVVLSAAGLETFDNSTKTSSTNQDFTQSQRSLIYMEVVLWSVAGLSLFKFMGAMWFLVVRMFRGV from the exons ATGCCGATTTCAGATCCCTTTGGGGACGAGCATCGCTCACCGGTCAATCCTCCTCCCGTGAGCCATTATGATAGTCGCACACCATCTCCTGGCCGACCGTTGGATAGCTATCAACTTCATGACAACCCTTATGGCCCTCCGGGCCATTTACCAATGCCATCAAGCGATCGTCTGGCGGAGCAGCCCACA TACTCTGTCGAAAACGTTCATAACTCATACGGCCACCACGAGGCTTACGAATCACATGCTGGTGCACAACCCTACGGATACTCCCAACATTATACCGTCGACCCAGAAGCCCACCACGACGCTTACTACACACAGCCTTACGAACCAACCCCGACTCCTCACGACGACTATGATCTAGGCCAGTACCCCGAGGGGGGTCAAACCCCATACGACGATAATGCGCCCATGCTGCAGGTCGAGAATCCGTTTGGGCCGAATCCCTATGAGGCAGAATATCAGGACGAGCCACAGCCGACACCCAGTCCGGCGCCAATCAAGCGATGGAAGACAGTGAAGGAAGTGCAGCTGTTCAACGGCAACCTCGTACTCGACTGTCCCATCGCTCCCAAGCTGCTGAGCCAAGTCCCCCACGCAGAGCCGCCCGGTCGTGACGAGTTCACCCACATGCGGTACTCGGCTGCCACTTGCGACCCGGCGGACTTTTTCGAAGAGCGATTCACACTCCGGCAGAAGCTGTTCGCGAAACCTCGTCATACCGAGCTCTTCATCGTGGTGACCATGTACAATGAGGATGACTTTTTGTTTGCCCGCACCATGTCCGGCGTGTTCAAGAATATCGATCACATGTGCTCCCGCACGAGTAGCAAAACATGGGGCAAGGACGCTTGGAAGAAGATCGTCGTGTGTGTGATCAGCGATGGTCGTGCCAAGATCAATCCTCGCACTCGCGCGGTGCTGGCTGGATTAGGTGTCTACCAGGACGGTATTGCCAAGCAGCAGGTCAACGGGAAGGACGTAACGGCGCATATTTACGAGTACACCACTCAGGTCGGGTTAGAAGTGAAAGGAACACAGGTCCACCTGAAGCCGCGGTCAGGTCCTCCCGTTCAGATGATTTTCTGTctgaaggagaagaatcAGAAAAAGATCAATTCGCATCGTTGGTTCTTCCAGGCCTTTGGTCGGGTGCTCGATCCAAACATTTGCGTCCTGCTGGATGCGGGTACCAAGCCCGGCAGGGACTCCATCTACCATCTCTGGAAGGCATTCGACGTGGAACCCATGTGCGGTGGTGCCTGTGGAGAAATCAAGGTCATGTTGTCGCATGGAAAAAAGCTGCTCAATCCGCTTGTGGCTGGACAAAACTTCGAGTACAAGCTGAGCAACATTCTCGACAAACCGTTGGAGTCTGCATTTGGCTTCATCAGTGTGTTGCCCGGTGCTTTCTCGGCCTATCGGTTTGTTGCGCTTCAGAATGACAAAAACGGACAAGGCCCGCTGGAGCGCTACTTTTTGGGAGAGAAAATGCACGGTGCCAATGCCGGTATCTTCACAGCCAACATGTATCTGGCCGAGGACCGTATTCTCTGCTTCGAAATTGTCTCGAAACGCAAATGTCGCTGGCTGCTGCAGTACGTCAAGTCGTCCACAGGCGAAACTGATGTGCCAGATCGCATGGCCGAGTTTATCCTTCAACGACGCCGTTGGCTTAATGGCAGTTTCTTCGCTGCCGTCTACGCCATTGCCCACTTTTATCAGATCTTCCGCAGCGACCACAGCTTCCTCCGCAAGTTTATGCTCATGATTGAATTCATCTATCAGACCATTGCCATGATCTTTGCCTGGTTCGGCAttggcaatttcttcctcgtcttccacaTCCTTACGACCTATCTGGGCAGCGATGAACTCCTGGGAACTGCTGGCAAAGTCCTGGGTATTGTCTTTGAATGGCTCTACCTTGCCACTCTGGTCACCTGCTTCGTGCTTGCGCTGGGCAACCGGCCCGGCGGTTCCAACAAGTTCTACATGACCATGGTGTACTTTTGGATCTTTATCATGCTATACTTGTCGTTTGCCGCAATCTTCGTTACGGTGAAATCCATCCAGAAGGAGGCCGCATCAGACAGTTTCTCCGTCAGCGAGTTGTTTACCAACAAAACCTTCTTCTCGATCATCGTCTCCCTCGGCTCGACGTACGTGATGTGGTTTGTCGCGTCGTTCATCTTCCTGGATCCATGGCACATGTTCACCTCG TTCATTCAATACATCCTCCTGACCCCAACATACATCAATGTGCTCAACATCTACGCCTTCTGCAATACCCATGATATCACATGGGGCACCAAGGGTGATGACAAGGCCGAGAAATTGCCTTCTGCGACGCTGAAACCCGGCGGCAAAGTCGACGTCAACATCCCCCAGGACGATGGGGATCTGAATGCCCAGTACGAGGCCGAACTGGCCAAATTTGCCAGCAAGCCTCCCAAGGAAGTTCACGCCGTCTCGGAGGAAGACCGTCAAGCCGATTATTACAAGGGATTCCGCAGTGCGGTCGTTTTGGCCTGGGTGTTTTGTAATTTTGCCCTCGGAGCCGTGGTCCTGAGTGCCGCCGGCCTGGAAACCTTTGACAACTCCACCAAGACCAGCAGCACCAACCAGGACTTTACCCAGAGTCAGCGATCTCTGATCTACATGGAAGTCGTTCTCTGGTCGGTTGCGGGTCTGTCCCTGTTCAAGTTCATGGGCGCAATGTGGTTTTTGGTCGTTCGTATG TTCCGTGGCGTTTGA
- a CDS encoding 5-demethoxyubiquinone hydroxylase, protein MESMALRRSSMRQLQRCMRTPCPLYLDFLAPRLGQHTRRFASTTSEAPPSPKPRYVLSKQQREYLDSALRVNQAGEIAATLIYKAQTPQVVRSHPHLRPLMKHMYEQEAGHLETFNRLVAKHEIRPTAMYPVWHAAATFLGWSTAALGREAAMACTEAVETEIGTHYNDQVREILSWEADAERRGEELDEELKEMLGIFRRIRDEELEHLDHAVANDAKEAKPYDPLVDVIRLGCRTAIKISEKI, encoded by the coding sequence ATGGAAAGCATGGCTCTACGACGATCTTCAATGAGGCAGCTGCAGCGCTGTATGAGGACGCCATGTCCTCTCTACCTCGATTTTCTGGCCCCACGTCTTGGCCAACACACACGCCGTTTTGCTTCTACTACTTCCGAAGCCCCCCCATCACCGAAGCCTCGATACGTACTCAGCAAGCAACAGCGAGAGTATCTCGACAGTGCGCTCCGAGTCAATCAAGCCGGTGAGATTGCTGCCACTTTGATTTACAAAGCGCAGACACCGCAGGTAGTCCGGTCACATCCACATCTTCGACCCTTGATGAAGCACATGTACGAACAAGAGGCTGGACATTTGGAAACATTCAATCGATTGGTGGCCAAGCATGAGATTCGACCGACGGCAATGTATCCTGTGTGGCACGCTGCGGCAACATTCCTAGGATGGTCGACGGCGGCTCTTGGGCGTGAAGCCGCGATGGCATGCACCGAGGCAGTCGAGACGGAAATTGGAACACATTACAACGATCAAGTACGGGAAATTCTCTCATGGGAGGCGGACGCCGAGCGTCGTGGCGAAGAACTGGATGAAGAACTGAAGGAAATGCTGGGAATTTTCCGTCGCATCCGCGATGAAGAATTGGAGCATCTTGATCACGCCGTGGCCAACGACGCAAAGGAGGCCAAGCCCTACGATCCATTGGTTGATGTCATTCGGCTGGGATGCAGAACCGCTATCAAGATCAGTGAAAAGATTTAG
- a CDS encoding Low molecular weight phosphotyrosine protein phosphatase codes for MASDPSAQRPVNVLFVCLGNICRSTMAEGVFRNVAQTHDLIGKIDSAGTAAYHAGEGPDSRTMATLRRHGITGYRHAARRVTKEDFVKFDYVLGMDQSNLQDLLEVRDSVVAGLRRKAATSGDDVQVAEVRLFGDFGKGGKLHARVGGGEVVDDPYYGGANGFEEVYKQVVRFSESFLEYLESRKS; via the exons ATGGCATCCGATCCTTCTGCGCAACGTCCGGTCAACGTTCTATTCGTCTGCCTAGGCAACATCT GCCGGTCCACAATGGCAGAGGGAGTCTTTCGCAATGTTGCCCAGACCCACGATCTTATTGGCAAGATCGATTCGGCAGGAACCGCGGCCTATCACGCCGGAGAGGGTCCGGATAGCCGAACCATGGCCACCCTGCGCCGCCACGGAATCACGGGGTACAGGCATGCGGCGCGCAGAGTCACAAAGGAGGATTTCGTGAAATTCGACTATGTTCTGGGGATGGACCAGTCCAATCTGCAGGATCTGCTAGAAGTACGAGACTCGGTGGTTGCGGGATTGCGCCGCAAAGCAGCCACGTCGGGCGATGACGTTCAGGTCGCCGAAGTTCGACTTTTTGGTGACTTTGGAAAGGGCGGGAAACTGCATGCTCGAGTCGGCGGGGGTGAAGTGGTGGATGATCCCTACTACGGTGGCGCCAATGGGTTCGAGGAAGTCTATAAGCAGGTTGTACGCTTTTCGGAAAGCTTCCTCGAGTACCTGGAGAGCCGCAAGAGCTAG